From Candidatus Hadarchaeales archaeon, one genomic window encodes:
- a CDS encoding translation initiation factor IF-2 subunit alpha, whose product MVRRKNEFPSPDELVIGTIVEVFPEGAFVRLEEYGGKVGLVHLSEVASGWIKNIREHIREGQTVVCRVLAVDEKRGHVDLSIRRVKESEKAWKREQWKREERAEKLLELAAKKLKKSLDEAYEEVGFKLQEKFGDMYTGLELVAKEGGKVLEDLGLSKKWVNALVKVSSSLVGLPFFKVVGYLELQSMAPDGVEKIKEAMIKAKEAASTDGVKVEIYYVGSPRYRVEVSASSYKEAEAVLRKVVELAINSIKAQGGKGEFHAAKGGK is encoded by the coding sequence GTGGTAAGGCGTAAAAACGAGTTCCCTTCTCCCGATGAGCTGGTAATAGGAACCATCGTGGAGGTTTTTCCGGAAGGGGCTTTTGTGAGGCTTGAAGAATATGGAGGGAAGGTGGGTTTGGTACACCTCTCCGAAGTGGCCTCCGGTTGGATCAAGAACATTAGGGAACACATCAGGGAGGGTCAGACCGTGGTCTGTAGGGTCTTGGCGGTGGATGAAAAAAGGGGTCATGTGGACCTTTCAATAAGGAGGGTCAAGGAGAGCGAAAAGGCTTGGAAGAGGGAGCAGTGGAAAAGAGAGGAAAGGGCGGAGAAATTGCTTGAGTTGGCTGCCAAGAAGCTCAAGAAATCCCTGGATGAGGCTTACGAAGAGGTGGGATTCAAGCTACAAGAGAAGTTTGGCGATATGTATACGGGTTTAGAGCTGGTGGCGAAGGAGGGGGGAAAGGTACTGGAGGATTTGGGGCTGAGCAAGAAATGGGTGAACGCCCTAGTAAAGGTTTCTTCTTCATTGGTGGGGCTTCCCTTCTTCAAGGTGGTGGGATATCTTGAGCTCCAGTCCATGGCTCCAGATGGGGTGGAGAAGATCAAGGAAGCCATGATAAAGGCCAAAGAAGCGGCCTCAACGGATGGTGTAAAGGTGGAGATATATTATGTGGGTTCTCCGAGGTACAGGGTGGAGGTTTCAGCCTCTTCTTACAAGGAGGCGGAGGCGGTTTTGAGAAAGGTGGTGGAGTTGGCTATAAATTCGATCAAGGCCCAAGGAGGAAAGGGGGAGTTCCACGCAGCTAAAGGGGGTAAGTGA
- a CDS encoding serine protein kinase RIO: MSEDFQEFLREGEGWKYERLEKDSEMRKVVERVFDASTLLTLYHMINRGTIDRFGGAVSTGKEAHVFRALNSEGEHVAVKIYRVATSDFKNMYRYLVMDPRFKGIYKDRRQVVYAWASREYKNLQRAGEAGVSAPRALDYEKNVLVMEFIGKGGLPYPRMKDCPPKNPAKTFEKILREVGILYREAKLVHADLSEYNVLLTPDPVLIDFSLGTDISSPMADELLKRDLSNLSNYFRRQGVSVPPLEELLEEVKGGGS; encoded by the coding sequence TTGTCCGAGGATTTTCAGGAGTTCCTGCGCGAAGGCGAGGGCTGGAAGTACGAAAGGTTGGAAAAGGACTCCGAGATGCGCAAGGTGGTGGAAAGGGTTTTCGATGCTTCCACCCTCCTAACCCTATATCATATGATCAACCGCGGGACCATAGATCGTTTTGGAGGGGCGGTAAGCACGGGCAAGGAGGCGCACGTTTTCAGGGCCTTGAACTCGGAAGGGGAACACGTGGCGGTCAAAATTTACAGGGTTGCCACTTCAGATTTCAAGAACATGTACCGCTATCTGGTGATGGATCCCAGATTCAAGGGAATATACAAGGACAGAAGGCAAGTGGTGTACGCCTGGGCTTCCCGAGAATACAAGAACCTTCAGAGAGCTGGTGAAGCAGGGGTTTCGGCGCCTAGGGCCCTCGATTATGAGAAAAACGTGCTCGTGATGGAATTCATAGGAAAGGGGGGTCTCCCCTATCCCAGGATGAAGGATTGTCCGCCAAAGAACCCCGCCAAGACCTTCGAAAAGATTTTGAGGGAAGTGGGGATCCTTTACCGGGAAGCCAAACTCGTTCATGCGGATTTGAGCGAGTACAACGTGCTCCTGACTCCCGACCCCGTACTGATAGATTTTTCTTTGGGCACGGATATTTCAAGTCCTATGGCGGATGAGCTCCTGAAAAGGGATCTTTCCAACCTTTCCAATTATTTCAGGAGACAAGGAGTTTCCGTCCCGCCCTTGGAGGAACTCCTAGAGGAGGTGAAGGGTGGAGGAAGCTGA
- a CDS encoding 50S ribosomal protein L44e, producing MKIPKKIRTYCPLCRKHTEHTVSQVKKRAPRSLSWGQRQFARVMRGYGGQPRSEQKKFAKTTKKVALLLRCEECGKAHPRTGFRAKKIEIVGG from the coding sequence ATGAAGATACCCAAAAAGATAAGAACCTACTGTCCCCTTTGCAGGAAGCATACGGAGCACACCGTGAGTCAGGTAAAGAAAAGGGCCCCTCGTTCCCTCAGTTGGGGTCAGAGACAGTTCGCTAGGGTGATGAGGGGATACGGTGGGCAGCCCAGGTCCGAACAAAAGAAGTTTGCGAAGACCACCAAAAAGGTGGCCCTTCTCTTAAGGTGTGAGGAGTGTGGAAAGGCCCATCCACGTACAGGTTTCAGGGCCAAGAAAATAGAGATAGTGGGGGGGTAA
- a CDS encoding 30S ribosomal protein S27e gives MPGEFLKVVCGGCGNEQTIYSHSTMRIRCVVCGKTLAIPTGGKAKILGERRGEGGKA, from the coding sequence TTGCCAGGAGAATTCCTCAAGGTGGTTTGCGGGGGGTGTGGTAACGAACAGACGATATACAGCCATTCCACGATGCGCATTAGATGTGTGGTCTGCGGTAAGACCTTGGCCATACCCACGGGTGGAAAGGCAAAGATTCTAGGGGAAAGGAGGGGGGAAGGTGGTAAGGCGTAA
- a CDS encoding 2-isopropylmalate synthase encodes MKPDRRIAVLDTTLRDGEQMPGLALTPEQKLEIAIALDELGVDIIEAGSAIVSEGERKALKAVVRQGLRAEICSFSRGVKEDIDAALECEVDSVHLVLPTSDIHLKYKLRKSRSQLKEMAREACRYALDHGLKVELSAEDGSRTDPAFLKEFFSIGVEEGVHRLCVCDTVGIMTPEKIQGLFLDLTSSFSLPISVHCHDDFGLATANTIGAVRGGAKEVHVTVNGLGERAGNASLEEVVTSLHYFYGFKTGIKLRKLYQTSELVERLTGVPVPPNKAIVGDNAFSHESGIHTHGVLRFPGTYEPLSPELVGQKRRFVLGKHVGMAFIRNELKKLGIKASEEQIKEIFSQVKALGDKGKMVTDAEWRAIVDSVLGRSFEEMVKLQELTVVSGNKITPTASVRLLVNGKELQNSGIGVGPVDAAMNAIRKILEGMSNVKLQEYHVDAISGGTDAVVSVVVKLTDGRKIITSRGTSSDIIMASVQAMLAGVNRFLWDRRMKYARKNK; translated from the coding sequence ATGAAGCCAGACAGGAGAATAGCGGTTCTGGATACCACCCTGAGGGACGGCGAGCAGATGCCTGGGCTCGCCCTCACCCCAGAACAGAAGTTGGAGATAGCCATAGCCCTAGATGAGCTGGGAGTGGACATCATAGAGGCCGGATCGGCCATCGTTTCGGAGGGGGAAAGGAAAGCCCTCAAGGCCGTGGTGAGGCAGGGACTGAGGGCGGAAATATGTAGCTTCAGTCGGGGAGTTAAGGAAGACATAGATGCAGCCTTGGAATGTGAGGTGGATAGTGTTCATTTGGTACTTCCGACTTCTGATATCCACCTGAAGTACAAATTGAGAAAATCCCGCTCCCAGTTGAAGGAAATGGCAAGGGAGGCCTGTCGATATGCCTTGGACCACGGTTTGAAGGTAGAGCTTTCGGCCGAGGATGGGAGTAGAACCGACCCAGCTTTCCTCAAGGAATTCTTTTCCATAGGTGTGGAGGAGGGGGTACACCGTTTGTGCGTGTGCGATACGGTGGGAATCATGACTCCGGAAAAAATTCAAGGACTTTTTTTGGATCTCACCAGCTCCTTCTCCCTTCCCATCTCAGTCCATTGTCATGACGATTTCGGCCTAGCCACCGCCAACACCATAGGGGCGGTGAGAGGAGGGGCAAAGGAAGTTCATGTCACGGTGAATGGATTGGGGGAAAGGGCGGGGAATGCTTCGTTGGAGGAGGTGGTGACCTCTCTTCACTACTTCTATGGATTCAAAACCGGAATCAAGCTCAGGAAGTTGTACCAAACTTCGGAGCTGGTGGAGAGATTGACGGGGGTACCCGTCCCGCCGAACAAGGCCATTGTGGGTGATAACGCCTTTTCACACGAATCGGGAATCCACACCCATGGGGTGCTCAGGTTTCCAGGGACCTACGAACCCCTCTCACCGGAGCTGGTGGGACAGAAAAGGAGGTTCGTATTGGGAAAGCATGTGGGAATGGCGTTCATCCGCAACGAATTGAAGAAGCTTGGGATAAAAGCTTCGGAAGAGCAGATCAAGGAAATCTTCTCCCAAGTAAAGGCCTTGGGAGATAAAGGTAAGATGGTGACGGATGCGGAATGGAGGGCAATCGTGGATTCAGTTTTGGGAAGATCCTTTGAGGAGATGGTCAAGCTACAAGAGCTAACGGTGGTTAGTGGAAACAAGATCACCCCCACAGCTTCGGTGCGCCTTCTGGTGAACGGAAAGGAACTTCAGAATTCTGGAATCGGAGTGGGTCCAGTGGATGCAGCCATGAACGCCATCAGAAAAATATTGGAAGGGATGTCCAATGTGAAGTTGCAGGAATACCATGTGGATGCCATCTCTGGGGGAACCGATGCCGTCGTCAGTGTGGTAGTGAAGTTGACGGATGGCAGAAAAATTATAACATCGAGGGGTACATCTAGTGATATTATCATGGCCAGCGTGCAGGCCATGCTGGCTGGGGTCAACAGGTTTCTTTGGGATAGGAGGATGAAGTATGCCAGAAAAAACAAATGA
- a CDS encoding NAD+ synthase, with the protein MVPLPDPKGTCQNILSFIREEVKKAGAKGVVLGLSGGLDSSTTAYLCVKALGNRKVLGLLMPDEVTAKEDLEDAKLVAKTLCIPHKLFDLTPLCHQIFPFFKGNRNAKGNIKARLRMVLLYYAANSKNLLVVGTSDRSELLMGYFTKYGDGGADLLPLGGLFKTQVRELARYLGVPAHIVDKPSSPGLWPGQKAEEELGISYELLDSILHLKLDLGKDFSHIQKETGAKKELIEHVLKKIEKTEHKRKFPPSPTPPPLV; encoded by the coding sequence ATGGTACCCCTTCCCGACCCCAAAGGAACCTGCCAGAACATCCTCTCCTTCATCAGGGAGGAAGTCAAAAAGGCTGGGGCGAAAGGGGTAGTATTGGGACTGAGCGGTGGTCTGGATTCCTCCACTACCGCCTACCTGTGTGTGAAAGCCTTGGGAAACCGGAAGGTTTTGGGGCTCCTCATGCCCGATGAAGTCACCGCCAAGGAAGATCTGGAGGACGCCAAGTTGGTGGCAAAAACCCTGTGCATTCCCCACAAGCTTTTCGATCTCACCCCCCTCTGTCATCAGATTTTCCCTTTTTTCAAGGGAAACCGAAACGCCAAGGGAAATATAAAAGCACGTCTGAGGATGGTTCTCCTCTACTACGCTGCCAACTCCAAAAACCTCTTGGTAGTGGGCACGAGCGATAGGAGCGAACTCCTCATGGGATACTTCACCAAATACGGGGATGGTGGGGCCGATCTGCTTCCCTTGGGAGGATTGTTCAAAACGCAGGTAAGGGAACTGGCCAGGTATTTGGGTGTTCCAGCCCACATAGTGGATAAACCCAGTTCTCCCGGTTTGTGGCCTGGACAAAAGGCGGAGGAAGAACTGGGAATCAGCTACGAGCTTCTGGATTCCATTCTCCACCTGAAGCTTGACTTGGGAAAGGATTTCTCCCATATCCAGAAAGAAACGGGGGCAAAAAAAGAACTGATAGAGCACGTTTTGAAGAAAATAGAAAAAACCGAGCACAAAAGGAAGTTTCCCCCTTCTCCTACTCCTCCACCCTTAGTCTGA
- the hsp20 gene encoding archaeal heat shock protein Hsp20 produces the protein MWDFWENWFRRREWPDFFREIDREFERFFRRFSEMDRELERFLTRLVREPPRELMREYTLPDGSTVRTYGPVVRGYSITVGPDGKPSIKVFGNVVPPEGVPALEMKREPLVECIPGPKHIRVVAELPGVSRSDIDLRVEEDRLVISAERGEWKYHKEVELPYKVDPKSADATFENGVLEVILRRLEKPVSGEKIEIKEKKEPSEEKK, from the coding sequence ATGTGGGATTTCTGGGAAAATTGGTTTAGGAGGAGGGAGTGGCCCGATTTCTTCAGGGAGATAGACAGGGAATTCGAGAGATTCTTCAGGCGTTTTAGCGAGATGGACAGAGAACTCGAAAGGTTCCTCACCAGATTGGTGAGGGAACCACCTAGGGAGCTGATGAGAGAATACACTTTGCCGGATGGTAGTACGGTAAGGACATACGGACCAGTGGTAAGGGGCTATTCGATAACGGTGGGACCGGATGGGAAGCCTTCCATTAAGGTTTTCGGTAATGTCGTTCCGCCAGAAGGAGTGCCGGCCTTGGAGATGAAGAGGGAACCACTGGTGGAATGTATTCCGGGACCAAAACACATCCGAGTGGTGGCAGAGCTGCCTGGGGTGAGCAGGTCCGATATAGATTTGAGGGTAGAAGAAGATAGACTGGTGATTTCGGCGGAAAGGGGAGAATGGAAATACCACAAGGAAGTGGAGCTGCCTTACAAGGTGGATCCAAAATCTGCCGATGCTACTTTCGAGAACGGTGTGTTGGAGGTAATCCTCAGGAGACTGGAGAAACCCGTGAGTGGTGAAAAAATAGAAATCAAAGAGAAAAAGGAGCCCTCCGAGGAAAAGAAATAA
- a CDS encoding 2-isopropylmalate synthase, with translation MQPILVSGLNKEIVKGLNLPKRVRIFDTTLRDGEQTPGVSLTPDQKMRIARQLNRLGVDCIEAGFPVVSEGEYQAVKKIAQAGLDSEICALARCSKEDVDLAVECGVESIHLFIATSDIHLKYKLRMTRKEVLKRAVEHVKYAKRKGVTVEFSAEDATRTELSFLKEVYKQVVKAGADRINVPDTVGVITPRAMYQLISSLKQEINVPISVHCHDDFGLAVSNSLAAVEAGAEQVHVTVNGLGERAGNASLEEVVMSLRAFYGIKPRVKTRLLVETSELVERLTGVPVPPNKAIVGDNAFSHESGIHTHGVLRFPGTYEPLSPELVGHHRRLVLGKHAGSKSVERELREMGLKPTQAQLKEITRQLKALADKGKRITDADIRAVAEHVIGKLPAEKRVVEIKEIIVNTGNTITPTASVRLLVKGEERVGSSVGVGPVDAAINAIRNSLSEAQELKLKEFHLDAITGGSDALAEVTIKLEDKKGNLYISKGVKEDVVLASVEAMINGINKYFLKKGY, from the coding sequence ATGCAGCCTATTCTCGTAAGCGGTCTCAATAAGGAAATCGTTAAGGGGCTAAACCTTCCCAAGCGAGTGAGGATTTTCGACACCACCCTTCGGGACGGGGAGCAGACCCCGGGGGTATCGCTGACACCCGATCAAAAGATGCGTATAGCCAGGCAACTGAACAGGCTGGGGGTAGATTGTATAGAGGCGGGCTTTCCGGTCGTTTCGGAGGGAGAATATCAGGCAGTCAAAAAAATTGCCCAAGCAGGTCTGGACTCGGAAATCTGCGCCCTTGCCAGGTGTTCAAAAGAAGATGTAGACTTGGCGGTGGAATGCGGTGTGGAATCGATTCATCTTTTCATAGCCACCTCCGACATCCATCTGAAGTACAAGTTGAGAATGACTAGAAAAGAAGTGTTGAAAAGGGCTGTGGAGCACGTGAAGTATGCCAAACGAAAGGGAGTGACGGTGGAGTTCTCCGCCGAGGACGCCACAAGAACTGAGCTGAGCTTCCTCAAGGAGGTCTACAAACAAGTAGTCAAAGCGGGGGCGGATAGGATAAACGTGCCCGACACGGTGGGGGTCATTACTCCCCGGGCCATGTACCAGCTTATCTCCTCCCTAAAACAGGAGATAAACGTACCCATCTCGGTACACTGTCATGACGATTTTGGCTTGGCCGTTTCCAACTCCTTGGCCGCTGTGGAAGCTGGTGCCGAACAGGTCCATGTCACGGTGAATGGATTGGGGGAAAGGGCGGGGAATGCTTCGTTGGAGGAGGTGGTGATGTCCCTCAGGGCCTTCTACGGAATAAAACCCAGAGTCAAAACCCGTCTGCTGGTGGAGACTTCGGAGCTGGTGGAGAGATTGACGGGGGTACCCGTCCCGCCGAACAAGGCCATTGTGGGTGATAACGCCTTTTCACACGAATCGGGAATCCACACCCATGGGGTGCTCAGGTTTCCAGGGACCTACGAACCCCTCTCACCGGAGCTGGTGGGACACCATCGTAGGTTGGTGTTGGGAAAGCATGCCGGAAGCAAATCCGTGGAAAGGGAACTCAGGGAAATGGGTCTGAAGCCCACCCAAGCCCAACTGAAAGAGATAACCAGGCAACTCAAGGCCCTTGCGGACAAAGGAAAGCGTATCACGGATGCCGACATAAGAGCCGTTGCTGAACATGTGATTGGAAAGCTGCCTGCCGAAAAGAGGGTAGTGGAGATCAAAGAAATCATAGTAAACACTGGAAACACCATCACGCCCACTGCTTCTGTCAGACTGCTGGTTAAAGGTGAGGAAAGGGTGGGCTCGAGTGTGGGAGTGGGGCCCGTCGATGCTGCCATCAATGCTATCCGCAATTCCCTCTCGGAGGCCCAAGAGCTGAAACTAAAGGAATTTCATTTGGATGCCATAACCGGGGGAAGCGATGCCTTGGCAGAGGTTACCATAAAGCTTGAGGATAAGAAGGGAAACCTCTACATCTCCAAGGGGGTCAAGGAAGATGTGGTACTAGCCAGCGTGGAGGCTATGATCAATGGCATAAACAAATACTTCCTTAAAAAAGGATACTAA
- a CDS encoding acetate uptake transporter, which translates to MPPQDQPANPTTLGLMVFGMTTILLSLMNLNVVDATLEGSLLLPMAIFSGGIVQLIAGGMAFKRGEMFAATAFSAYGSFWEVLAFYWLLRTIGIATSASSRALASFMIVWGMFSFFMWILTFKHSWNLVFVFGTLWLTFFLLAAHAIRGAEVLLRWAGYFGLVCGILAMWAAFCAIFFDHTGKELPGSGRPL; encoded by the coding sequence ATGCCTCCTCAAGACCAGCCAGCCAATCCGACCACTTTGGGACTGATGGTTTTTGGCATGACCACGATTTTGTTGAGTTTGATGAACCTCAACGTGGTGGATGCTACGCTGGAAGGAAGTTTGCTTTTGCCCATGGCCATTTTTTCTGGTGGCATTGTTCAACTAATAGCTGGAGGGATGGCTTTCAAAAGAGGAGAAATGTTTGCGGCCACCGCCTTTTCTGCCTATGGATCTTTTTGGGAGGTTTTAGCCTTTTACTGGCTTTTGAGAACCATCGGGATAGCTACCAGCGCCTCTTCTAGGGCGTTGGCTTCCTTTATGATCGTTTGGGGAATGTTCAGCTTTTTCATGTGGATCCTGACTTTCAAGCACAGCTGGAACCTCGTCTTCGTGTTTGGCACCCTCTGGCTCACCTTTTTCCTGCTTGCCGCCCATGCCATCAGGGGGGCAGAAGTCCTCCTGCGGTGGGCAGGCTACTTTGGGCTGGTGTGTGGTATTTTGGCCATGTGGGCAGCTTTTTGTGCCATCTTTTTCGATCACACGGGAAAAGAATTACCGGGTTCTGGAAGGCCCCTTTAG
- a CDS encoding proteasome assembly chaperone family protein: METEVRFLKVPKLKNPVLIEGLGGAGHVGKLASEHLTNEMKAERFADLYSPHFLHHVFVEKDGSVRLPRTSFFWARVNGKDLIIVSGDGQVTSPEGQYEMVEKILEVAEKLGVKRIFALGGYPTGKQTEGKPKVVVIATDKELLKEGKGYVIPGEREIGPILGPTGLLLGLGRAKGIKGTCLLGETHGAFVDPRSTQSVLEVLGEMLGIRIDTSVLEERAREVEKMVNKLKMEFERREALEGEREEPWYIR, encoded by the coding sequence GTGGAGACGGAAGTCAGGTTCCTGAAGGTGCCCAAACTTAAGAATCCAGTGCTGATAGAAGGGCTGGGTGGGGCAGGGCACGTTGGGAAATTGGCATCGGAGCATTTGACGAATGAAATGAAGGCAGAAAGATTCGCCGATCTTTACTCCCCACACTTCCTGCATCACGTTTTTGTAGAGAAGGATGGGTCGGTAAGGTTACCCAGAACCTCTTTCTTCTGGGCTAGGGTCAACGGTAAGGATCTCATCATCGTTTCTGGCGATGGTCAGGTGACTTCTCCCGAGGGGCAATACGAAATGGTGGAAAAGATCTTGGAAGTGGCGGAAAAGCTTGGGGTCAAAAGGATTTTCGCTTTGGGGGGATATCCCACTGGAAAACAGACGGAAGGTAAACCCAAGGTGGTGGTTATAGCCACGGACAAAGAGCTCCTGAAAGAAGGAAAGGGCTATGTGATTCCTGGAGAAAGAGAGATAGGTCCCATTCTGGGTCCCACGGGGCTTTTGCTGGGTTTGGGGAGGGCAAAGGGTATAAAGGGAACGTGTCTGTTGGGTGAGACCCACGGGGCCTTCGTAGACCCACGTTCCACCCAGTCGGTGTTGGAGGTATTGGGGGAGATGCTAGGGATAAGGATAGACACGAGCGTTTTGGAAGAAAGGGCTAGGGAAGTGGAAAAGATGGTGAACAAGCTGAAGATGGAATTCGAAAGGAGGGAAGCTCTGGAAGGAGAGAGGGAGGAACCCTGGTACATAAGGTGA
- the eif1A gene encoding translation initiation factor eIF-1A, translated as MPEKTNEEGRLRLPKDGEVLGIVEQIVGFDRLRVRCRDGHVRICRIPGKMKKREWVRVDDVVIVAPWEVEGDKKGDLVYRYTGTEVEWLKKKGLWE; from the coding sequence ATGCCAGAAAAAACAAATGAGGAGGGCAGGCTCCGTCTCCCGAAGGATGGGGAAGTCCTTGGCATAGTGGAGCAGATAGTAGGTTTCGATAGGTTGAGGGTGAGGTGTAGGGATGGCCATGTCAGGATCTGTAGGATTCCTGGAAAAATGAAGAAGAGGGAATGGGTGAGGGTGGACGATGTTGTAATAGTGGCTCCCTGGGAAGTGGAGGGAGACAAAAAAGGGGATTTAGTTTACCGCTATACCGGAACCGAGGTGGAATGGCTTAAGAAGAAGGGATTGTGGGAGTAA
- a CDS encoding ribbon-helix-helix protein, CopG family produces the protein MPPPIRLSVALDKETDEILKKLVQQSGMTCSALIRFALKFFSSYGELLKDPEKVRIWMDLLQGGEHVILDVDHWLLFFKYLEKSENKENFYKECQEVSKSHAEQLSSLSLPQYLKRIEACNFFRMGKVSEKEFTLVLNVEASKRFVKELLMHTLEGMGYKVKIKEDKAKLRLRVEE, from the coding sequence TTGCCCCCACCCATACGTTTGAGCGTGGCGTTGGACAAAGAAACCGATGAAATCCTGAAGAAGTTGGTACAGCAAAGCGGGATGACCTGTAGCGCCCTCATAAGGTTCGCACTGAAGTTCTTCTCCTCCTATGGAGAGCTCTTGAAAGATCCGGAAAAGGTTAGGATATGGATGGACCTTCTCCAGGGAGGAGAGCACGTGATTTTGGATGTGGACCACTGGTTACTCTTTTTCAAATATCTGGAGAAAAGTGAAAACAAGGAAAATTTTTATAAGGAGTGCCAGGAGGTTTCAAAATCCCACGCCGAACAACTTTCCTCCCTTTCCCTTCCCCAATACCTGAAAAGGATAGAGGCTTGTAACTTCTTCAGGATGGGAAAAGTCTCGGAAAAGGAATTTACTTTGGTTCTGAATGTGGAGGCAAGTAAGAGGTTCGTAAAGGAGTTGCTCATGCATACGCTCGAGGGAATGGGTTACAAGGTAAAGATAAAGGAGGATAAGGCAAAGCTCAGACTAAGGGTGGAGGAGTAG
- a CDS encoding glutamate synthase-related protein has protein sequence MTERVTQNSSYLNAQSTTGTTSRVRDVSPTSGMCPICIRECPVLCEIGLSAFRGREVLYPMPEYFGRSTAASLKDYGLDWSHFNILASLRGARGIEADPDKAIFPNVDISTKLGGIPLRVPLVNGAFGSTAVAKNNWDGLAVGSALAGVILVIGENVCGMDPQATFTQGKVTSSPDLEYRVKKFREFWDGKHGGIAVQTNVEDQRFGVDVYAISKLEVDVIERKWGQGAKAIGGEVRLDSLERAITLKRRGYVVVPDPEDPEVQEAFRMGYFKTFERHSRVGMPTERGFVEDVEWLREQGAKKVSLKTGAYRPVDVAWTMKVASEAEVDYITFDGAGGGTGMSPVPMMNEMSTPTVYLEAQVLKCAQLLKKKGRYVPDISMAGGFINETQIFKAIALSNFGDGPLVKAITMARAPLTAVMKASYFAELAEKGKLPTKFSEQYGSDPSKFFVCAPELRRKYGERFQQIPPGALGLYTYQVERIGVGLQQLMAGVRKWKLELIGREDLVALTERASRVTGIPTVDEAENELIETILG, from the coding sequence ATGACCGAGAGAGTAACGCAGAACTCCTCTTACCTCAACGCCCAGTCCACCACGGGTACTACCTCTAGGGTAAGGGATGTGAGTCCAACGAGCGGGATGTGTCCCATTTGTATCAGGGAGTGTCCAGTGCTGTGCGAGATAGGTCTTTCCGCTTTCAGGGGAAGAGAAGTCCTCTATCCCATGCCAGAATACTTTGGCAGGAGCACAGCAGCCTCTTTGAAGGACTATGGCCTCGATTGGTCTCATTTCAATATTCTGGCCAGTCTTCGTGGCGCGAGGGGAATAGAGGCGGATCCGGACAAGGCCATCTTCCCCAACGTGGATATTTCCACGAAACTGGGAGGAATACCCCTGCGGGTTCCGCTGGTCAATGGGGCCTTCGGTTCCACTGCCGTGGCGAAGAACAACTGGGACGGTTTGGCAGTGGGTTCAGCCTTGGCTGGAGTCATTCTCGTGATAGGGGAAAACGTGTGCGGCATGGATCCGCAAGCCACCTTTACCCAAGGAAAGGTGACTTCTTCTCCAGACTTAGAGTACAGGGTGAAGAAATTCAGGGAATTTTGGGATGGGAAGCATGGTGGTATAGCCGTTCAGACGAATGTGGAGGATCAGAGATTTGGAGTGGATGTCTACGCCATTTCCAAGCTGGAAGTGGATGTAATAGAGAGGAAGTGGGGGCAGGGTGCTAAGGCCATAGGAGGAGAGGTCAGGCTGGACAGCTTGGAGAGGGCCATCACCCTGAAGAGGAGGGGTTATGTGGTGGTGCCGGATCCCGAAGATCCAGAAGTGCAGGAAGCCTTTAGGATGGGCTATTTCAAGACTTTCGAACGCCACAGCAGGGTTGGGATGCCCACCGAGAGGGGATTCGTGGAGGATGTGGAATGGCTTAGGGAACAAGGGGCTAAAAAGGTCAGCCTGAAGACCGGGGCCTATCGTCCCGTTGACGTGGCATGGACCATGAAAGTAGCGTCGGAGGCGGAGGTGGATTACATAACCTTCGACGGGGCAGGGGGAGGTACAGGGATGAGTCCAGTGCCCATGATGAACGAAATGAGCACACCAACGGTATACTTGGAAGCCCAAGTTCTGAAGTGCGCTCAGCTCCTGAAGAAAAAGGGAAGATATGTGCCCGACATAAGCATGGCAGGGGGATTCATAAACGAGACGCAGATCTTCAAGGCCATCGCACTGAGCAACTTCGGGGATGGACCACTGGTGAAGGCAATAACCATGGCTCGTGCCCCCCTCACGGCGGTGATGAAGGCTTCCTATTTCGCCGAGCTCGCCGAAAAGGGTAAGCTGCCCACCAAGTTTTCAGAGCAGTACGGATCGGATCCCTCCAAGTTCTTCGTGTGCGCCCCAGAGCTGAGGAGGAAGTACGGGGAGAGATTCCAGCAAATACCACCGGGGGCTTTGGGCCTTTACACTTATCAGGTAGAGAGGATAGGAGTGGGCCTGCAACAACTGATGGCGGGAGTACGTAAGTGGAAACTGGAATTGATAGGGAGGGAAGACTTAGTGGCCCTCACGGAGAGGGCTTCTAGGGTTACGGGTATACCCACGGTGGACGAGGCGGAGAATGAACTTATAGAAACCATTCTGGGCTGA